GAATCCACAAAATCGATATGCTCGACCATGATCACCGCGTTCATGCCGTCCGGCAACGGATTGCCGGTGTTGACCTCGACGAAGCCGGTGTTGCGCTCCAAATGGACGGGCGCGCCCTCTCTGGCGGCAAAGGTGTCTGCGGCCCGGACCGCGATACCATCCATTGCAGCGCCATGAAAGGTCGGTGAGGAGTATTGGGCATAGACCGCCTCAGCCGTCACCCGGCCGACTGCTTCTTCGGTGGCCACAAGTTCATGACCAAGGAGTGTTGCCGGGCGCAACTCCTGCTGCACGGTCTCCAGCGCCTGTTCAATCGGTTGCATTTGAAGATAAATAGTGCGTTCTGATCCCATATGCCTCACTTCCTTCCTGCTCGTTGGTGTCAATGCTGAAACCCCAATATTCTGGTGAAAGGAATGGAAGAGCTTGCCGTTTGTGTCAAGCTCGGTTGCCCCCGAAAGAGGGTGGTGTCCCTCGAGGCCCCTGTCCTGCTCGACTTGACCCGCGGTGCGGAAAACACCACTGTACCAGTGACCACCGCAACCCAGCGCTTTTCAGCGCCACCCTTATCAGCCGAAGGACAGCGTATGCCTCGCCTCAAACTCGTCGTTGCCTACACCGGAACCCACTTTGCCGGCTGGCAATTACAGCCCCGGGACCGCACGGTTCAAGGGTGCCTGGAAGACGCTTTCGCCACCCTGTGCCAGCACCCGCTTCGTGTCCACGGGGCGGGCCGAACGGACAGCGGTGTGCACGCCGTCGGCCAGGTCTGCCATTGCGATATCCCTCCGGAAAAAAACCATATCCCGTGGCAAAAAGCGCTCAACGCGATCCTGCCCAAAGATATCGCTGTTTGCGAGGCCGCCTATGTCAGAGACGACTTCCATGCCCGCTTCAGCGCCCAAGCCAAGGAATACGCCTACACCATCTGGACAGAACCGCGGTATGTCCTGCCCCAGCGACGGCCTCTTGTCTGGTCGGTGGGGCGGGTGGACGAGCACAAAATGGCCGTGGCCGCCAGGATGTTGACTGGCACATTCGATTTCGCCGCCTTTCAAAATACCGGGACCCCAGTGAGCCATACCGTGCGCACCGTTTATCACTTGGCGCCGGAACCCGGGGCAGCTGGTAATGAAAGCACCTGGCTCTTCCATGCCGATGGATTTTTGAAACAGATGGTCCGCAATATAATGGGCTGCCTCGTAGCGGTGGGACGGAACAAGATCAGTGTAGACGAGGTCAAAATCTTGCTCGAAGGGCAGAAACGGGAAATGGCCCCCGCGACGGCACCCCCCCAGGGATTGTGCCTGCGGAAGGTCAAATACGGGGAACTTGCTGGGCCAGATCACTGAGCAGGACATTGGCCTCGCTCGCCCGGCGGGCCGCATGGAGCCGCTCCAGCCACGCAACCGCCCATTGCCCGGTATCACTTCCTTCAGCGGGGATTTCCGGGGAGGCCTCGAAGCGGTCCAGAATCTCAGCGGCACGGACTCGATCCGGGCAGACCAGCAGACTATACGCCAGCCCCTCGTCCTCTGTCACCACCCGGGCCACAATCCCGGAAGGTTCAAGGACTTCAAGGACAGCGCCTACCTGCCGAACCGAGGTATCCGTAGCCTGGCTCAATTGCTCCAATGTCAGTGGCCTGTGCCCCTCGACGACGCTGCGGGCCAACAAAGCCGCGACAGCAAGGGCCAGGGTCTGCTTGCGCCGGAGTTCAAATGCCCCCCACATCTCCTGGCGCAGCACAGTGTTTCTGTTTTGGAGGGCAAAACTGATTTCTGCGCCAAAAAGAACAATGATCCAACTCAGATACATCCAGACCAACAGCAAGGGCACTTGGGCGAAGCTTCCATAAATCGCGTTATATTTGCTGAATCCGATCTGGTAATGGATGAGCAGTTTCTGGGTTGCCTGCCATAAAAAGCCGGCGACCAGCCCGCCGCCCAGCGCCGGGAGGAAACGTACCCTGGTATTGGGCATGACCGTATAGATAAAGATCAGGGCCAGCCAGGCCATGAAGAACGGGGCCAGGCTGAGCAGCCCCCCATAAACCGAATTGAAAAACCCCACCCGCAAAAGCTTTTGGGCCACGGCCGAGCTTTGCAGCGAAGCGGTTATACTGATGGAAGCGATGACCAGGACCGGACAAAGCAGGGTGACACTGAGATAGTCGGTAAATTTGCGACTCAATTGCCGGGGGCGCTGGACACCCCAGATAGTATTGAACGTCTTTTCGACTGTGGCCAGCATGGAAAAGACAGAGACGAACAGGACCCCGACACCGATAGACCCCAAAGTGGCCACGTCGGTATTGTTGATATAGGCCAAAACGTGTTCGATGACCTGCTCTCGTCCGGCGGCGAACCGTTCCAGGAGCGTGCGTATATACAGCGTATTCTGGAACCCGAACCCTTTGGACAATGAAAACGCCACTGCCAGAAACGGGACCAGGGCCAGAGCAGAGACATACGTCAATGCCGAAGCCCGGAGCAGACATTGATCGCGGACAAAAGCCCGCAGGACGAACAGGACCCAGTCCCGAATCATCCTGAACGCGTTGCCGACACGGATATTGGCATATCTTTTCCACATATGAGCCCTGTATGCCCGGCTCCGGGCCCAAGCGCAAGGGCTGGTTGCATTTTGCCCCTAAACTTGCCACCCTTCAGCCACGCTGGAAAAAGAGGAATCCTAGTCCGAGAAAATTTCGGACCTCTTGTGCGGCATCCACAACGCCTTTCCTTCCAAGGAGACCGAATATGCATCTTGCGCAGCACAACGCGCTGATCCTCACCGGGGCATCGCACGGCATCGGCCGCGCCTTGGCCGAGCAACTCGCCGCGGCCCGAATTCCTCTGGTCTTGAATGGACGCGATGCCGAAGCGCTGAAGCGTGTGCTCGAAATATGCCACGACCACTCTTTGCAGGTCGACGCGGTCCCCGGAGACATCGGCCAACCGGCTACCGCTGAACATCTTGTGCAAACAGCGCTGAACCTGGCCCCACAGGTGGGGGGCTTTATCCACGCCGCCGGAGTTCTTGCCCCGGGCCCGGCCGTCTGGGAATTGACCGCAGATCGGGTCGAGCAGGTCCTGGGTGCGAGCCTGGTCGGCAGTTTCCATCTGATCCGGGCCTGCGTCCCGTCCATGCGCACACAGGGCCAAGGTCTCGCTGTCTTTTTTGGCTCCGGAGCGGCGGAAAAGACCCAGCCCGGCATTGCGGCCTATTGCGCCGCCAAATCCGGAGAAGAACACCTGGCCCGCCAATTGGCCACCGAGGCCCCGGAACTCAGTGTCCTGGTCTATCGCCCCGGGATTGTCGACACCCAGATGCAGACCCAGGCCAGGGAATCCCAAGGCCAAAGTGCTGACGACCTGCGTCGGGTATTCATCCCGTGGAAAGAAAAGGGCCTGCTCATTTCAGCTGAACAATCCGCCCAGGGACTGTTGCGCATCCTGCACAGCGACACGCCCTTGACGGGCCAGACCCTGGATATCCGCTCTCTGTAAAAATCCCCCAGATCAAGGAAAAATCATGCACACATTGCACGAGTTGAATACGGCCATTGAAACCTTGGGACCGGCCAAGATCCCCTCCCCCTTACCGTTCGGGCGTTTTATTCAAGACAGCAAGCAACTGCCGATCCATATCTCTCAGGAGGTTTTGGACGAGGCCCCGGACGAACCGATGTCCTTTGAATTCACCGAGGCTGGCCCACGGGACAAAATCTACTTCGACCCCTCGAAAACGAAATGCGCCATTGTCACCTGCGGCGGACTCTGCCCCGGGATCAACGATGTCATCCGCTCCATCGTCCTGGCCGCCCACCACAACTACGGCCTGGCATCCATCGTCGGCATCCGCTACGGACTCGAGGGCTTTTGTCCCCAATACGGGCATGAAACTGTAGAACTCACCCCCCGGGTGGTCTCCGACATCCATGAATTCGGCGGCACCATGCTCGGCTCTTCCCGCGGCCACCAATCCGCCGAAGAAATTGTCGACGCCCTGGAACGGATGAACATCAACATCCTGTTCATGATCGGCGGAGACGGAACCATGAAGGCGGCCTCGAAAATCGTGGAGGAGATCAAAGACAGAGGCCTGAAGATCAGTGTGATCGGCGTCCCGAAAACCATCGACAACGATATCTATTTCGTTACCAACTCTTTTGGGTTCACCACCGCGGTCAGCAAGGCCACCGAGGCCATCCGCTGCGCCCACACCGAGGCCAATGGCGCCCCTAACGGCATCGGCATGGTCAAGCTCATGGGCCGGGAATCCGGGTTTATCGCCGCCGAAGCGACGCTGGCCCTAAAGGAAGTCAATTTCGTGCTTGTCCCCGAAGACGAGTTCGACCTCCATGGTCCCAACGGATTTTTGGCCTCCCTGGAACAGCGGATCAAAGACAGAGGCCACGCCGTGGTGGTTGTCGCCGAAGGGGCTGGGCAAAATCTGTGCGCAGTGAACGGGAAAAGCGGCGCCACCGATGCCTCGGGCAACCCGGTTCTGTGCGACATCTGCGACCTCTTGCGCCAGGAGATCAAAACCCATTTCGACAACGCCGGCCTGCCGTTCACCCTCAAATTCATTGACCCGAGCTATATCATCCGTTCCGTGCCCGCTGATCCGGGAGACCGCGTCTATTGCGGATTCCTCGGACAGCACGCCGTGCACGCGGCCATGAGTGGCAAAACCAATATGGTCGTCAGCCGGCTGCAGGACAATTTTGTCTACCTGCCGCTCTCGCTGGTGACCCAGAAGCGCCGGAAACTCAACATCAATT
The sequence above is drawn from the Desulfohalobium retbaense DSM 5692 genome and encodes:
- the truA gene encoding tRNA pseudouridine(38-40) synthase TruA, encoding MPRLKLVVAYTGTHFAGWQLQPRDRTVQGCLEDAFATLCQHPLRVHGAGRTDSGVHAVGQVCHCDIPPEKNHIPWQKALNAILPKDIAVCEAAYVRDDFHARFSAQAKEYAYTIWTEPRYVLPQRRPLVWSVGRVDEHKMAVAARMLTGTFDFAAFQNTGTPVSHTVRTVYHLAPEPGAAGNESTWLFHADGFLKQMVRNIMGCLVAVGRNKISVDEVKILLEGQKREMAPATAPPQGLCLRKVKYGELAGPDH
- a CDS encoding YihY/virulence factor BrkB family protein encodes the protein MWKRYANIRVGNAFRMIRDWVLFVLRAFVRDQCLLRASALTYVSALALVPFLAVAFSLSKGFGFQNTLYIRTLLERFAAGREQVIEHVLAYINNTDVATLGSIGVGVLFVSVFSMLATVEKTFNTIWGVQRPRQLSRKFTDYLSVTLLCPVLVIASISITASLQSSAVAQKLLRVGFFNSVYGGLLSLAPFFMAWLALIFIYTVMPNTRVRFLPALGGGLVAGFLWQATQKLLIHYQIGFSKYNAIYGSFAQVPLLLVWMYLSWIIVLFGAEISFALQNRNTVLRQEMWGAFELRRKQTLALAVAALLARSVVEGHRPLTLEQLSQATDTSVRQVGAVLEVLEPSGIVARVVTEDEGLAYSLLVCPDRVRAAEILDRFEASPEIPAEGSDTGQWAVAWLERLHAARRASEANVLLSDLAQQVPRI
- a CDS encoding SDR family NAD(P)-dependent oxidoreductase, translated to MHLAQHNALILTGASHGIGRALAEQLAAARIPLVLNGRDAEALKRVLEICHDHSLQVDAVPGDIGQPATAEHLVQTALNLAPQVGGFIHAAGVLAPGPAVWELTADRVEQVLGASLVGSFHLIRACVPSMRTQGQGLAVFFGSGAAEKTQPGIAAYCAAKSGEEHLARQLATEAPELSVLVYRPGIVDTQMQTQARESQGQSADDLRRVFIPWKEKGLLISAEQSAQGLLRILHSDTPLTGQTLDIRSL
- a CDS encoding ATP-dependent 6-phosphofructokinase: MHTLHELNTAIETLGPAKIPSPLPFGRFIQDSKQLPIHISQEVLDEAPDEPMSFEFTEAGPRDKIYFDPSKTKCAIVTCGGLCPGINDVIRSIVLAAHHNYGLASIVGIRYGLEGFCPQYGHETVELTPRVVSDIHEFGGTMLGSSRGHQSAEEIVDALERMNINILFMIGGDGTMKAASKIVEEIKDRGLKISVIGVPKTIDNDIYFVTNSFGFTTAVSKATEAIRCAHTEANGAPNGIGMVKLMGRESGFIAAEATLALKEVNFVLVPEDEFDLHGPNGFLASLEQRIKDRGHAVVVVAEGAGQNLCAVNGKSGATDASGNPVLCDICDLLRQEIKTHFDNAGLPFTLKFIDPSYIIRSVPADPGDRVYCGFLGQHAVHAAMSGKTNMVVSRLQDNFVYLPLSLVTQKRRKLNINSNYWRAVLESTGQPIQMRNA